A section of the Tenrec ecaudatus isolate mTenEca1 chromosome 10, mTenEca1.hap1, whole genome shotgun sequence genome encodes:
- the PTGR1 gene encoding prostaglandin reductase 1 isoform X2, which produces MVRAKTWILKKHFEGYPTNSNFELKTTELPPLKNGEVLLEALFFTVDPYMRVAAKRLKEGDKMMGQQVARVVDSKNSAFPAGTTVVAASGWTTHSISDGTGLETLPAEWPDTLPQSLALGAVGMTGLTAYFGLLDICGVKGGETVMVNAAAGAVGAVVGQIAKLKGCTVVGAAGSDDKVAYIKKLGFDVAFNYKTIESLEETLKKASPDGYDCYFDNVGGEFSNVVIPQMKKYGRIAICGAISTYNSTRPLPPGPPAEIVIYQELRMEGFIVSRWQGAVRQKALKDLLTWVSEGKIQYREDVKEGFENMPAAFMGMLKGDNLGKTIVKA; this is translated from the exons ATGGTTCGTGCTAAGACTTGGATCCTGAAGAAGCATTTTGAAGGCTACCCGACTAACAGTAACTTTGAGTTGAAGACAACTGAACTTCCACCCTTAAAAAATGGAG AGGtcctgctggaagctctgttcttcACTGTGGATCCTTATATGAG agTGGCAGCCAAAAGGTTGAAAGAGGGTGACAAGATGATGGGCCAGCAAGTAGCCAG AGTTGTAGACAGCAAAAACTCAGCCTTCCCAGCGGGAACCACTGTGGTGGCTGCTTCTGGTTGGACAACACACTCCATTTCTGATGGGACGGGCCTGGAAACGCTGCCTGCAGAATGGCCAGACACATTACCCCAGTCTTTGGCTCTGGGGGCAGTTGGCATGACAGG CCTCACAGCTTACTTTGGCCTACTTGACATCTGTGGTGTGAAAGGCGGAGAAACTGTGATGGTCAATGCAGCCGCAGGAGCAGTGGGTGCTGTTGTGGGGCAGATAGCTAAGCTCAAG GGCTGCACTGTGGTTGGAGCGGCAGGGTCTGATGACAAAGTGGCCTACATTAAAAAACTCGGATTTGACGTTGCCTTTAACTACAAGACCATAGAGTCTTTGGAAGAAACTTTGAAAAAAGCCTCTCCTGATGGTTATGATTGCTATTTTGATAAT GTAGGAGGGGAGTTTTCAAATGTTGTTATCCCCCAAATGAAGAAATATGGAAGAATTGCTATATGTGGGGCCATCTCTACCTATAACAGTACTCGTCCACTTCCCCCAG GCCCGCCCGCCGAGATTGTCATCTATCAGGAGCTCCGCATGGAAGGGTTCATCGTCTCCCGCTGGCAGGGGGCTGTACGCCAGAAAGCTCTGAAAGACTTGCTGACATGGGTCTCAGAG GGTAAAATTCAATACCGTGAAGACGTCAAGGAAGGATTTGAAAACATGCCTGCTGCCTTTATGGGAATGCTGAAAGGAGATAATCTGGGGAAAACAATAGTAAAAGCATGA
- the PTGR1 gene encoding prostaglandin reductase 1 isoform X1, translated as MSRSFKMVRAKTWILKKHFEGYPTNSNFELKTTELPPLKNGEVLLEALFFTVDPYMRVAAKRLKEGDKMMGQQVARVVDSKNSAFPAGTTVVAASGWTTHSISDGTGLETLPAEWPDTLPQSLALGAVGMTGLTAYFGLLDICGVKGGETVMVNAAAGAVGAVVGQIAKLKGCTVVGAAGSDDKVAYIKKLGFDVAFNYKTIESLEETLKKASPDGYDCYFDNVGGEFSNVVIPQMKKYGRIAICGAISTYNSTRPLPPGPPAEIVIYQELRMEGFIVSRWQGAVRQKALKDLLTWVSEGKIQYREDVKEGFENMPAAFMGMLKGDNLGKTIVKA; from the exons ATGAGTAG GAGCTTCAAGATGGTTCGTGCTAAGACTTGGATCCTGAAGAAGCATTTTGAAGGCTACCCGACTAACAGTAACTTTGAGTTGAAGACAACTGAACTTCCACCCTTAAAAAATGGAG AGGtcctgctggaagctctgttcttcACTGTGGATCCTTATATGAG agTGGCAGCCAAAAGGTTGAAAGAGGGTGACAAGATGATGGGCCAGCAAGTAGCCAG AGTTGTAGACAGCAAAAACTCAGCCTTCCCAGCGGGAACCACTGTGGTGGCTGCTTCTGGTTGGACAACACACTCCATTTCTGATGGGACGGGCCTGGAAACGCTGCCTGCAGAATGGCCAGACACATTACCCCAGTCTTTGGCTCTGGGGGCAGTTGGCATGACAGG CCTCACAGCTTACTTTGGCCTACTTGACATCTGTGGTGTGAAAGGCGGAGAAACTGTGATGGTCAATGCAGCCGCAGGAGCAGTGGGTGCTGTTGTGGGGCAGATAGCTAAGCTCAAG GGCTGCACTGTGGTTGGAGCGGCAGGGTCTGATGACAAAGTGGCCTACATTAAAAAACTCGGATTTGACGTTGCCTTTAACTACAAGACCATAGAGTCTTTGGAAGAAACTTTGAAAAAAGCCTCTCCTGATGGTTATGATTGCTATTTTGATAAT GTAGGAGGGGAGTTTTCAAATGTTGTTATCCCCCAAATGAAGAAATATGGAAGAATTGCTATATGTGGGGCCATCTCTACCTATAACAGTACTCGTCCACTTCCCCCAG GCCCGCCCGCCGAGATTGTCATCTATCAGGAGCTCCGCATGGAAGGGTTCATCGTCTCCCGCTGGCAGGGGGCTGTACGCCAGAAAGCTCTGAAAGACTTGCTGACATGGGTCTCAGAG GGTAAAATTCAATACCGTGAAGACGTCAAGGAAGGATTTGAAAACATGCCTGCTGCCTTTATGGGAATGCTGAAAGGAGATAATCTGGGGAAAACAATAGTAAAAGCATGA